A window from Azoarcus sp. DD4 encodes these proteins:
- a CDS encoding SDR family oxidoreductase has protein sequence MKSQQEIAVVVGATGAFGQAIVSRLVGQGLAVVAVARSVDALDALRERCPGLRACAADIASDSAIAAIAAAVDGPVRMVVHGPGVAVAGGILSAPTASMTEAVNIKVGGLLRLVRAVDDRLARGGRIVAIGGHYGLEPTAYAAAAGVANAALMNVVRQLSLAYGERGITVHTIAPGPADTERLHRVAADRAALRGISVDAVLDEMRGESSIGALTTPEQVAWAVSLLLAPEADAMTGSTLMLDAGRRRGLP, from the coding sequence ATGAAATCACAACAGGAAATCGCAGTCGTCGTCGGCGCCACCGGCGCTTTCGGCCAGGCCATCGTCTCGCGGCTGGTGGGGCAGGGGCTGGCGGTGGTGGCGGTGGCGCGCTCGGTGGATGCGCTGGACGCGCTGCGCGAGCGCTGCCCCGGCCTGCGGGCGTGCGCCGCCGACATCGCGTCGGACAGCGCCATCGCGGCGATAGCCGCCGCGGTCGATGGGCCGGTGCGGATGGTGGTGCACGGCCCCGGCGTGGCGGTGGCGGGCGGCATCCTCAGCGCACCGACGGCGTCGATGACCGAGGCGGTGAACATCAAGGTGGGCGGGCTGCTGCGCCTGGTGCGGGCGGTCGATGACCGGCTGGCGAGGGGAGGGCGCATCGTCGCCATCGGCGGCCATTACGGGCTGGAACCGACCGCCTACGCCGCCGCGGCCGGGGTGGCCAACGCGGCGCTGATGAACGTGGTGCGCCAGTTGAGCCTGGCCTATGGCGAGCGCGGCATCACCGTTCACACCATCGCCCCCGGCCCGGCCGACACCGAGCGCCTGCACCGCGTTGCCGCCGACCGGGCCGCGCTGCGCGGCATCAGCGTGGATGCGGTGCTGGATGAAATGCGCGGCGAATCCTCGATCGGCGCGCTGACCACGCCGGAGCAGGTGGCCTGGGCGGTATCGCTGCTGCTGGCGCCCGAAGCCGACGCGATGACCGGTTCCACGCTGATGCTGGACGCCGGCCGTCGCCGCGGTCTGCCCTGA
- a CDS encoding 4-oxalocrotonate tautomerase has protein sequence MPILHFHLAEGQYTAEQHEALLVESSRFFAQVLACPIDRVRVFIQLYRPDLVAVGGVPLCRAVQRAPYFSFVVMEGRSLADRHRLLTGFTDIVERVLGVDRALVRGGIVPVAPENWAIGGVPGSVMRQAEIQERTGQGA, from the coding sequence ATGCCGATCCTGCATTTTCATCTCGCCGAAGGGCAGTACACGGCGGAACAGCACGAGGCGCTGCTGGTGGAATCCAGCCGCTTCTTCGCCCAAGTGCTCGCCTGCCCGATAGACCGCGTGCGGGTGTTCATCCAGCTGTACCGGCCGGACCTCGTGGCGGTGGGCGGTGTGCCGCTGTGCCGGGCCGTGCAGCGGGCACCGTACTTCAGCTTCGTCGTCATGGAAGGGCGCTCGCTGGCGGATCGCCACCGCCTGCTGACCGGCTTTACCGACATCGTCGAACGGGTGCTCGGTGTTGACCGTGCGCTGGTGCGCGGCGGCATCGTGCCGGTGGCGCCGGAGAACTGGGCCATTGGCGGCGTGCCGGGCAGCGTGATGCGTCAGGCCGAAATCCAGGAGCGCACCGGGCAGGGCGCCTGA